One genomic window of Glycine soja cultivar W05 chromosome 9, ASM419377v2, whole genome shotgun sequence includes the following:
- the LOC114425577 gene encoding S-protein homolog 5-like, whose product MKFVARVYLTLWLASSFIIMMATVQRARLLFATNEYYVRVINGFSDNSSVPLVIWCASEEMDLGGRALQEHDDFSWVMRPNFWSSNRMKCTMKWGNTRKSFEAFKASRDTDRCGLHRMCSWMVTQNGFYFSNDEVNWRKDFLW is encoded by the coding sequence ATGAAATTTGTGGCGCGTGTTTACCTCACACTATGGCTAGCATCTTCTTTTATCATTATGATGGCCACAGTACAAAGGGCAAGGTTGTTGTTTGCGACAAATGAATACTACGTTCGAGTGATTAACGGTTTCAGTGACAATTCCTCTGTGCCGTTGGTGATTTGGTGTGCCTCGGAGGAGATGGATCTTGGAGGGCGTGCTCTGCAAGAACACGATGATTTCAGCTGGGTGATGAGGCCGAATTTCTGGAGCAGCAACCGCATGAAGTGCACCATGAAATGGGGCAATACGAGGAAGAGCTTCGAGGCGTTTAAGGCTTCTAGGGACACTGATCGGTGTGGCCTTCATAGGATGTGTTCTTGGATGGTAACTCAAAATGGGTTTTATTTCAGCAATGATGAGGTTAATTGGAGGAAGGATTTCTTGTGGTGA